One stretch of Candidatus Zixiibacteriota bacterium DNA includes these proteins:
- a CDS encoding flavin reductase produces the protein MTFKIIKPTDIPDNVFKLIGRDWMLVTAGTIDKYNTMTASWGGFGHLWNRDICWCVVRPQRYTFGFMEQADRFTLSFFTEEYRDALKFCGTKSGRDHDKATETGLTPFSTESGAVSFEQARLVLECRKDYIQDLDPRGFLDPKIHSEYPNKDYHRMYLGEIERCLMREA, from the coding sequence TTGACTTTTAAGATAATTAAACCGACTGATATCCCGGATAATGTCTTCAAGCTTATTGGTCGGGATTGGATGCTTGTCACCGCCGGGACAATAGATAAATACAACACCATGACAGCTTCCTGGGGCGGATTCGGCCATCTCTGGAATAGGGATATCTGCTGGTGTGTGGTGCGCCCGCAGCGTTACACCTTTGGATTCATGGAGCAAGCGGACCGTTTCACCCTGTCGTTTTTTACCGAGGAGTACCGCGACGCCCTCAAATTCTGTGGGACAAAATCCGGCCGCGATCATGATAAGGCCACCGAGACCGGGTTGACACCGTTTTCTACCGAGTCTGGAGCAGTTTCATTTGAGCAGGCTCGACTAGTTTTGGAATGCCGGAAAGACTATATCCAGGATCTTGATCCCAGAGGTTTCCTTGATCCGAAAATCCATTCGGAGTATCCGAATAAAGACTACCATCGTATGTATCTGGGTGAAATAGAACGTTGTCTCATGAGAGAGGCATAA